ACAAATCGTCCATAGAATAGAATCCAACGGATTTTTTGCTTAAGAATTTTGCCGCGCGCACCGCGCCCTGTGCAAACACATCTCTCGACTGGGCGCTGTGGGAGAGGCTAATCACCTCGTCAGGCCCGGCAAACAACACTTCATGCTCGCCGACAATTGTGCCGCCGCGCACCGCGTGCAGGCCAATTTCCTGCTTTTCCCGCGGCTTTCTTACGCTGTGCCGCTCATAAACATATTCCGGCTTGTTCGAAAGGCTTTCCGCAATTCCGTCGGCAATGGCAAGCGCCGTGCCACTGGGCGCGTCAATCTTTTTGTTGTGGTGCTTTTCAATAATTTCAATGTCAAAGCTGCCTTCTAAAATTTTCGCGGCCTGCTTCGCCAGCCGAATTAACAAATTAATTCCTAACGACATGTTGGCCGAGAAAAACACCGGAATAATTTTTGAAGCGTCAGAAAGCTCCTTTTTCTGGTCTTCGGTCAGCCCTGTGGTTGCCACAACAATGGGCAGGTCGTTTCTTTTGGCAAAGCTTAACAGCTTATTTAAGTTCGCCGGGTGGGAAAAATCAATAATCACATCAGCGTCAACCGACACCGAAGCATAGTCGCTGTAAACAGGATAGCCGCAGTCGCCGCCGGCAATATCGAAGCCGCAGACAATCTCCGCATCCTCTGTTTCCGCCACAATGGCGGATATGGCCTTTCCCATACGGCCCATACAGCCGCTTAAAATAATTTTCGCCATTCGCCGCGCCTCCTAAATTAAGCCGCGGTCTGCCATAGCAGATTTCAGCTTTACAAGGTTTGCGTCGTCCATTTCGCACAGCGGCAGGCGCAGCGGGCCGGCGTTAAAGCCCATCAGGTTCATTGCGGTTTTTACCGGAATGGGGTTCACTTCGCAGAATAGCGCGTGAATTAAGTCTAAATATTCCATTTGCAGCGCTAAGCTGCCTTTCATGTCGCCGTCAAAAAATTTCTGGCACAGGTCGTGGGTTTCTTTCGGCGCAATGTTCGACAAAACGGAAATAACGCCCTTACCGCCTAAAGAAAGCAGGGGAACAACCATGTCGTCGTTGCCGGAATAAACGTCTAACTCGGGGCAGGTGTGCACCAAATCGGTTAAATATTCAATTGAGCCGCTGGCTTCTTTTACACCAACAATCCGTTCGTCTTTTGCAAGCTCTTTTAATGTGTCCAACTTGAACTGCATGCCTGTCCTGCCGGGGATATTATACAAAATAATCGGCAGGTTCACTTTTTCCAACACCTTGTCAAAGTGCATCATCAGGCCTTTTTGTGTACATTTGTTGTAGTAGGGCGTTACGATTAAAAGCCCGTCGGCACCTAAATTTTGAGCCTCCTGGCTCAGCTCCACGCAATGCGCCGTGTCGTTGCTGCCCGTTCCTGCAATAATTGGAATTCTGCCGGCTGTTTTTTTCACGGCAAATTCAATCACGCTCAGGTGCTCTTTGTCCGGCATGGTGGCCGCTTCGCCTGTGGTGCCGCAAATAATGAGCGCGTCAACGCTGTTTTCAATTTGAAATTCTATAATATTGCCCAGTGCATCAAAGTTCACGCCGTTTTCCGTAAACGGGGTAATCAGCGCGGTGCCGGCACCGGTAAAAAGTGTTTTTTTGCTCATATGAACCCTCCTAAACGA
This Congzhengia minquanensis DNA region includes the following protein-coding sequences:
- the dapB gene encoding 4-hydroxy-tetrahydrodipicolinate reductase, yielding MAKIILSGCMGRMGKAISAIVAETEDAEIVCGFDIAGGDCGYPVYSDYASVSVDADVIIDFSHPANLNKLLSFAKRNDLPIVVATTGLTEDQKKELSDASKIIPVFFSANMSLGINLLIRLAKQAAKILEGSFDIEIIEKHHNKKIDAPSGTALAIADGIAESLSNKPEYVYERHSVRKPREKQEIGLHAVRGGTIVGEHEVLFAGPDEVISLSHSAQSRDVFAQGAVRAAKFLSKKSVGFYSMDDLFSDLV
- the dapA gene encoding 4-hydroxy-tetrahydrodipicolinate synthase, with translation MSKKTLFTGAGTALITPFTENGVNFDALGNIIEFQIENSVDALIICGTTGEAATMPDKEHLSVIEFAVKKTAGRIPIIAGTGSNDTAHCVELSQEAQNLGADGLLIVTPYYNKCTQKGLMMHFDKVLEKVNLPIILYNIPGRTGMQFKLDTLKELAKDERIVGVKEASGSIEYLTDLVHTCPELDVYSGNDDMVVPLLSLGGKGVISVLSNIAPKETHDLCQKFFDGDMKGSLALQMEYLDLIHALFCEVNPIPVKTAMNLMGFNAGPLRLPLCEMDDANLVKLKSAMADRGLI